The nucleotide sequence CCATGCACCGCGGGATGGACGAAGGTCACCAGCGTCGCCAGGACCATGCCCACGCCGGCCCAAACGATGCCCCGGCGCGCCGTCTTCGGCGAGCTCATGGCCTTCAGGCCGAGGATGAACAGGACTGCGGCGAGCAGATAGCTCGTCTGGACGATGAAGTTCATTCCTGCGCCCCCTTCTTCTTCTCGTCCTTGCTCTTGAACATCTCGAGCATGCGCTCGGTGACCACGTAGCCGCCGACCGCGTTGCCGGCGGCGAGCACCACCGCGATGAACCCGACCACCTGCTCGGCAGCCGTCTCGGCGTGGCCGAGGACCACCATGGCGCCGACCACCACGATGCCGTGGACGAAGTTGGAGCCGGACATCAGCGGCGTGTGCAGGATCACCGGCACACGGCTGATCACCTCGAAGCCGGTGAAGGCCGCGAGCATGAAGATGTACAGGGCCACGAAGCCTTCGATAGCCATCACTTGCCTCCTTCCAGACGCTCGCGGGTGGGGGCGTGGCGGACCTCGCCGTCGTGGGTCAGGCAGCTGTCGGCAAGGACCTGGTCGTCCCAGTCGAGCTGGATCTCGCCGTCCTTCACGATCAGCGCCAGCAGGTTGTAGAGGTTGCGGGCGTACATCTCGCTCGCGTGAGTCGCCGCCATGCTCGGGATGTTCTTCGGCCCGGCGACCACCACCCCCTGATGGGTGATCTCCTTGCCTGCCTGGGTAAGCTCGCAGTTGCCGCCGGTCTCGGCCGCCATGTCGACGATCACCGAGCCGCCGCGCATGCGCTCCACGGTCGCCTTGTCGATGATCTTCGGCGCCGGGCGGCCGGGGATGGCAGCGGTGGTGACCACCGCATCGGCGCTGGCGATGTGGTCGGCGAGCACTTCCTGCTGCTGGCGGCGTTCGTCCTCGGTGAGCTCGCGGGCATAGCCGCCCTCGCCTTCGGCCTTGACGCCGGTCTCGATGAACTTGCCGCCGAGGGACTCCACCTGCTCCTTGGTGGCCGAGCGCACGTCATACGCCTCGACAATGGCGCCAAGGCGTCGGGCCGTGGCGATGGCCTGCAGACCGGCAACGCCGGCGCCAATCACCACGACCTTCGCCGGGCGCACGGTGCCGGCGGCAGTGGTCAGCATCGGGAAGAGCTTGGGGCTCAGCTGTGCGGCAAGCAGCGCGCACTTGTAGCCGGCGATGTTGGCCTGCGAGGACAGAGCGTCGATGGACTGGGCGCGGGTGATCCGCGGCACCAGCTCCAT is from Spiribacter halobius and encodes:
- a CDS encoding NAD(P) transhydrogenase subunit alpha — translated: MAIEGFVALYIFMLAAFTGFEVISRVPVILHTPLMSGSNFVHGIVVVGAMVVLGHAETAAEQVVGFIAVVLAAGNAVGGYVVTERMLEMFKSKDEKKKGAQE
- a CDS encoding Re/Si-specific NAD(P)(+) transhydrogenase subunit alpha; the encoded protein is MTIRVAVPKETASGERRVALVPSVLKQYDKLGVEVLVQKGAGAASGFADDEYTGATIVDGAEALYEKADIILRVQPPTVEEAGKLPEGALLLGFLTPHEGDSRIRNLAKRKVTSFAMELVPRITRAQSIDALSSQANIAGYKCALLAAQLSPKLFPMLTTAAGTVRPAKVVVIGAGVAGLQAIATARRLGAIVEAYDVRSATKEQVESLGGKFIETGVKAEGEGGYARELTEDERRQQQEVLADHIASADAVVTTAAIPGRPAPKIIDKATVERMRGGSVIVDMAAETGGNCELTQAGKEITHQGVVVAGPKNIPSMAATHASEMYARNLYNLLALIVKDGEIQLDWDDQVLADSCLTHDGEVRHAPTRERLEGGK